A region from the Lentisphaera profundi genome encodes:
- a CDS encoding BatD family protein yields the protein MKNLFIVIFLFFSSLIQAQETQEKQATQTVQAEQEIVDPIKVHAASSTTTYFIGEKFHLDLMLIGSNTVSPFQASEFPGFQFTIISQDPILNNKEKAYHIRLALVPLKAGELSIPSQTLVVADKFYETEAISIQVKSPELSKDIKLDVQLSKTDLYVGEPVLATVTWYTSLPLYAFKAVDIEIPILQNASFRVLNSKNEPDPNNKSAIGLPVSQNRIIALRGSTKIDEKEYEYLRFQRVIIPLSAGQFNLGKARLLSVYPDVVKNPQQQKRWRPTYPSFFNNNFFDADVNGNFKKLMCLSSDLQVKVKALPTEGRPADFYGLVGKVDLSVKADNVVLESGSPIKLDIKLSNHAFPEILELPRLDNQLPFTQSFKLLPNKRLGEIKEDTKIFERTIRPIDTDVKLIPAIRIPYFDIESKSYGVAKSDAIAINVTAARELTAFDAIIQGPNKLKNNLEENPDGIRHNNISVDILKPDSLVSDWIWAFLIPPALFLIYFQVTAYDRLFKSNPQQALAIRAYRKFKSQPKAKNTDELDSQIQTYFAHRLNMTAGAILSQDLQLPLKAAIKPNDFDELSDILDSLKLPRFKENYKDNLQLDDLIRRSQKIIRLIERRLPNA from the coding sequence ATGAAAAATTTATTCATCGTTATTTTTCTTTTTTTCTCTAGCTTGATTCAAGCTCAAGAAACCCAAGAAAAACAAGCAACGCAGACTGTACAGGCTGAACAAGAAATAGTGGACCCCATAAAAGTACACGCAGCGAGCTCGACCACCACGTATTTTATCGGCGAAAAATTTCACCTTGACCTCATGCTCATTGGCAGTAATACCGTAAGTCCTTTCCAGGCCAGTGAGTTCCCCGGTTTTCAATTCACTATCATCAGTCAGGACCCGATTCTTAATAATAAGGAAAAGGCTTATCATATTCGCTTGGCTTTAGTTCCACTCAAAGCTGGTGAATTAAGTATTCCTTCTCAAACACTTGTTGTGGCGGATAAATTTTACGAGACGGAAGCCATCAGCATCCAAGTTAAAAGCCCTGAGCTTAGCAAAGACATCAAACTCGATGTTCAACTTTCCAAGACTGATCTTTACGTCGGCGAGCCCGTGCTTGCTACCGTTACTTGGTATACTTCTCTACCCCTCTATGCTTTCAAAGCCGTGGATATTGAAATCCCCATTCTTCAAAATGCCTCTTTCCGAGTCTTAAATAGTAAAAACGAACCTGACCCCAATAATAAAAGCGCTATTGGCCTCCCCGTTTCTCAAAATCGCATTATTGCTTTGCGTGGCTCTACAAAAATTGATGAAAAAGAATATGAATACCTGCGTTTTCAGCGCGTTATCATCCCTCTTTCTGCAGGGCAATTTAATCTCGGTAAAGCACGTCTTTTGAGTGTTTATCCCGACGTGGTGAAAAACCCCCAGCAACAAAAGCGTTGGCGTCCCACCTACCCTAGTTTTTTCAACAACAATTTCTTTGATGCCGATGTCAATGGCAATTTCAAAAAACTAATGTGCCTCTCGTCTGATCTTCAGGTAAAAGTCAAAGCCCTTCCTACTGAAGGTCGCCCTGCAGATTTCTATGGCCTCGTTGGCAAAGTCGATTTATCTGTCAAAGCTGACAATGTTGTACTTGAATCTGGCTCTCCCATTAAGCTAGACATCAAACTCTCCAATCATGCTTTTCCAGAAATCCTCGAACTTCCTAGGCTCGATAATCAATTGCCCTTCACCCAAAGCTTCAAATTACTCCCCAATAAAAGACTTGGGGAAATTAAAGAAGATACTAAAATTTTTGAACGAACGATTCGCCCTATTGATACTGATGTGAAACTCATCCCCGCTATCCGCATTCCTTATTTTGATATCGAAAGCAAAAGCTATGGCGTAGCAAAAAGTGACGCCATTGCGATTAATGTAACTGCCGCTCGTGAGCTCACTGCCTTTGACGCCATTATCCAAGGACCCAATAAACTCAAAAATAACTTAGAGGAAAATCCCGACGGTATTCGCCACAACAATATCTCTGTAGATATACTTAAACCCGATAGCCTCGTTTCTGATTGGATATGGGCTTTCCTCATTCCTCCCGCGCTATTTTTAATTTACTTTCAAGTCACTGCTTATGATCGGCTCTTTAAAAGTAATCCACAACAGGCTTTAGCTATTCGCGCTTATCGCAAATTCAAATCTCAGCCCAAAGCTAAAAATACTGATGAACTCGATAGCCAAATACAAACTTACTTTGCCCATCGACTCAATATGACTGCAGGAGCGATTCTTAGTCAAGACTTACAATTGCCACTCAAGGCGGCAATTAAGCCCAATGATTTCGATGAATTAAGTGATATTCTCGATAGCCTAAAACTTCCGCGTTTTAAAGAAAATTATAAGGACAATTTACAGCTCGATGACTTAATACGACGAAGTCAAAAAATTATCCGACTCATAGAAAGGAGACTTCCAAATGCATAA
- a CDS encoding tetratricopeptide repeat protein: MHKLFSVLVLFCSALFAVDQKNPQILEQANSNFEQAKLAALQNPEQAEGLYIKAINGYRFLIEEQGLRNSQLYNNLANAYFMHGEAGLAILNYHRALRLNPTDSDINHNLKYVQKQTNDVVPQNNFQEIINFVCFWHAWNPKLRLGIFFIFNLSFFFLCACSLNSKQVRIKKARLYTGIASLIFAISILTSVTALDQNIDGVIIAKETSPKQGNGYIYNNAFTNPLHAGTEFALLEERGHWLHIELLNGSTCWIKASDIALLN, translated from the coding sequence ATGCATAAACTTTTCAGCGTCCTCGTACTTTTCTGTAGTGCTCTCTTTGCTGTGGATCAAAAAAATCCACAAATACTAGAGCAGGCAAACAGCAACTTTGAACAAGCCAAGCTAGCCGCTTTACAAAATCCTGAACAGGCTGAAGGCCTCTACATAAAAGCAATCAATGGCTACCGTTTCCTCATTGAAGAACAAGGGCTCAGAAATAGCCAGTTATACAACAATTTAGCTAATGCTTATTTCATGCATGGTGAAGCGGGCCTCGCCATCCTAAATTACCATAGAGCTTTGCGCTTAAACCCCACTGATTCCGATATCAATCACAACCTCAAATATGTCCAAAAACAGACCAATGACGTCGTGCCCCAAAACAACTTTCAGGAAATCATCAACTTCGTTTGTTTTTGGCATGCGTGGAACCCAAAATTACGTCTGGGAATCTTCTTTATTTTCAACTTGAGCTTTTTCTTTCTTTGCGCTTGTTCCCTCAATAGTAAACAAGTTAGAATCAAAAAAGCGCGTTTATATACTGGGATTGCGAGCCTGATTTTTGCCATATCTATCCTCACTAGTGTCACTGCACTCGATCAAAATATCGATGGGGTGATTATCGCCAAAGAAACCAGTCCTAAACAGGGAAATGGCTACATTTATAATAATGCTTTCACCAATCCGCTTCATGCAGGCACTGAATTTGCTCTCTTAGAAGAGCGTGGTCACTGGCTTCATATTGAGTTGCTCAATGGCTCTACCTGCTGGATCAAAGCTTCCGATATCGCCTTACTCAATTAA
- a CDS encoding DUF4861 family protein, whose translation MKNLVCLIGLGLLASCQSSLVCETPKNVNYDVLCYGRHAPERQDDFTWENDRVAFRMYGPECGKTGTVLSGIDIWSKKVETPIIDLWYARNDAGENYHTDRGEGADFYKVGKTLGAGGLGFLADGKLYCTQYWEKSRILEQGPNRIVFELDFPELKVGKSLIKETKRITLERGSNFNKIECSFEITGADEITVAAGLRKSHKKAAESAKLANAYAYSEVVDKKQVIYSAIQVKDQEVKHLEAHDHYLLTAKIKKGEGFTYYAGAAWQASGQFKDFSEWIDTIK comes from the coding sequence ATGAAAAATTTAGTATGCCTCATTGGGCTAGGACTATTAGCGAGTTGCCAGAGTTCTTTAGTCTGTGAAACACCTAAAAATGTAAATTATGATGTACTCTGCTACGGTCGTCATGCTCCTGAACGTCAGGATGATTTTACGTGGGAAAATGACCGTGTCGCCTTTCGCATGTATGGGCCCGAATGTGGTAAAACGGGCACCGTCTTGAGTGGGATTGATATCTGGTCCAAGAAAGTTGAGACTCCTATTATAGATCTTTGGTATGCACGAAATGATGCAGGGGAAAATTATCATACTGACCGAGGAGAAGGTGCTGATTTTTATAAAGTGGGGAAAACTTTAGGGGCAGGGGGACTCGGCTTTTTAGCTGATGGCAAACTCTACTGTACTCAGTATTGGGAAAAGAGTAGGATCTTAGAGCAGGGCCCCAATCGCATTGTTTTTGAGCTCGATTTCCCTGAACTCAAAGTTGGGAAAAGCCTCATAAAAGAAACGAAAAGAATTACACTTGAGCGTGGTTCGAATTTTAATAAAATTGAGTGCTCCTTCGAGATCACTGGTGCAGACGAAATTACGGTGGCGGCAGGTTTGCGGAAATCGCATAAAAAAGCTGCGGAATCCGCAAAACTAGCGAATGCTTATGCCTATAGCGAAGTCGTGGATAAAAAACAAGTGATTTATTCAGCGATTCAGGTAAAAGATCAAGAAGTCAAACATTTAGAAGCCCATGATCATTACCTACTAACAGCGAAAATAAAAAAGGGTGAAGGCTTCACTTATTATGCAGGAGCCGCGTGGCAAGCCAGTGGCCAGTTCAAAGATTTTAGTGAATGGATAGACACTATAAAATAA
- a CDS encoding sulfatase-like hydrolase/transferase produces the protein MKNIFYIVLAFTFAFFAKGERPNIIIILSDDAGYGDFGYMGSTEFKTPHIDEMVSEGIQFSNAYVTACMCAPSRAGLITGKYQQKLGFHLNLPHNYNHSFGLRTSQKTLADYMKNAGYKTAAFGKWHLGHEKRYHPNQRGFDYFYGFAAGHRSYFSLEEPDKSTLAYRMERNGEYLEEADDFYMSDALTSDAISFISKNKEEEFLIYLAFSAVHYPMHAKEQDLKVFEDIKDTNRKILAAMTKSMDDNVGRLRQALKDMDLEENTLLWFLNDNGGAYNNFSDNGVLRGGKGGLSEGGIRVPTAIVWPGKLSSGIKMNHPISSLDIAPSILAMAGEQVLDLDGKDILSPIIQKNDFTERDLFWASQEIYAMRRSNYKLIRVDFSKGPKFWLFDLELDPGEQVNLAESAKSRVQEMNQSLNKWIRTHKSADFRKNDYLKDSEKEMRLREWMKFN, from the coding sequence ATGAAAAATATATTTTACATAGTTCTAGCTTTTACTTTTGCGTTTTTCGCAAAAGGAGAGCGCCCAAATATCATTATTATTTTATCAGATGACGCAGGTTATGGAGACTTTGGTTATATGGGAAGTACAGAGTTTAAAACTCCTCATATAGATGAGATGGTATCTGAAGGTATTCAATTTTCTAATGCTTATGTGACCGCTTGTATGTGTGCACCAAGTCGCGCGGGGTTGATCACGGGCAAGTATCAGCAAAAACTTGGCTTCCACCTTAATCTTCCCCACAATTATAATCACTCATTTGGTTTGCGCACATCGCAAAAGACTTTGGCGGATTATATGAAAAACGCGGGTTACAAAACAGCCGCTTTTGGCAAGTGGCATTTGGGACATGAAAAACGTTATCATCCCAATCAGCGCGGCTTTGATTACTTTTATGGTTTCGCAGCAGGACATCGTTCTTATTTTTCCTTGGAAGAGCCAGATAAATCTACCCTGGCTTACCGCATGGAGCGCAATGGTGAGTATTTAGAAGAAGCGGATGATTTCTATATGTCCGATGCCTTAACAAGTGATGCGATCTCCTTTATCTCAAAAAATAAAGAGGAAGAATTTCTTATCTATCTCGCTTTTAGTGCAGTGCATTATCCGATGCATGCCAAAGAGCAAGACTTGAAGGTTTTCGAGGATATTAAAGATACAAATCGCAAAATTTTAGCAGCTATGACAAAGTCAATGGATGATAACGTAGGTCGTCTTCGTCAGGCTTTGAAGGATATGGATTTAGAGGAAAATACTCTCTTGTGGTTTTTGAATGATAATGGTGGTGCCTACAATAATTTTAGTGATAATGGTGTTTTACGAGGTGGGAAAGGGGGTTTGTCCGAAGGTGGTATTCGAGTGCCCACGGCTATCGTATGGCCGGGTAAACTAAGTTCAGGAATTAAGATGAATCATCCCATTAGTTCTCTTGATATAGCACCCTCGATTTTAGCCATGGCAGGTGAGCAAGTATTAGACTTAGATGGCAAAGATATTTTGAGTCCAATCATTCAAAAAAATGACTTTACTGAGCGTGATCTCTTTTGGGCGAGTCAAGAAATCTATGCAATGAGAAGGTCAAATTATAAATTAATTCGGGTCGATTTCTCAAAGGGACCTAAATTTTGGCTCTTCGATTTGGAGCTTGATCCAGGTGAGCAAGTCAATCTTGCGGAGTCCGCAAAAAGCCGCGTTCAAGAAATGAATCAATCACTGAATAAATGGATTAGGACTCACAAAAGCGCGGACTTTCGTAAAAATGATTATCTCAAAGACTCAGAAAAAGAAATGCGTTTACGTGAATGGATGAAATTTAATTAA
- the kduD gene encoding 2-dehydro-3-deoxy-D-gluconate 5-dehydrogenase KduD, with translation MILDKFKLDGKVALVTGASKGLGQAMAIGLAEAGADVALVARGSMEESKAKIEALGRKAIIITADLSSQDCIPEIIERTVNELGRLDILVNNAGIIRRAAIAEFTEKDWDDVINVNQKTLFFLSQAASNQMVKQGEGGKIINVASMLSFQGGIRVPSYTASKSAVLGLTRLMANELADKNINVNAIAPGYMATDNTAALQADPDRNRQILERIPAGRWGKVEDLQGACVFLASEAASYLQGYTIAVDGGWLSR, from the coding sequence ATGATCTTAGATAAATTTAAACTGGATGGAAAAGTGGCCCTCGTTACAGGTGCGTCAAAGGGACTTGGTCAGGCAATGGCAATTGGTTTAGCAGAAGCGGGAGCAGATGTCGCTTTAGTGGCACGTGGATCAATGGAAGAAAGTAAGGCAAAAATTGAAGCTCTAGGGCGTAAAGCCATTATCATTACTGCTGATCTAAGTTCTCAAGATTGCATCCCCGAGATTATTGAACGTACAGTAAATGAATTAGGACGTTTAGATATCTTGGTAAATAATGCCGGTATTATTCGCCGAGCCGCAATTGCAGAGTTTACTGAAAAAGACTGGGATGACGTTATCAACGTCAACCAAAAAACGCTCTTTTTTCTTTCTCAGGCAGCTTCAAACCAAATGGTGAAACAAGGCGAGGGAGGAAAAATTATTAATGTGGCTTCCATGCTTTCCTTCCAAGGTGGAATTCGCGTTCCTTCCTACACGGCTTCAAAATCTGCAGTTCTAGGTCTCACTCGCCTTATGGCAAATGAACTCGCGGATAAAAATATTAATGTCAATGCAATTGCACCGGGTTATATGGCGACAGATAATACGGCTGCTTTACAGGCTGACCCCGACCGCAATCGCCAAATTCTAGAAAGGATTCCAGCGGGACGTTGGGGAAAAGTTGAGGATCTCCAAGGAGCTTGTGTCTTTTTAGCTTCTGAAGCGGCTTCATACCTCCAAGGTTACACAATTGCAGTAGATGGCGGTTGGCTCTCAAGATAG